In one window of Microbacterium sp. PM5 DNA:
- a CDS encoding circularly permuted type 2 ATP-grasp protein, which produces MGDLFDGYGSTLAPRKTVSGVPAFDEMFAAPASAGAAATSRPAYRELYQALAKMTQEELRGRTESLASSYLAQGVTFDFAGEERPFPLDAVPRVIQYDEWSNIEKGVQQRVRALEAFLDDAYGHQHCVRDGVLPAALIASSQYFYRQAAGIHSANGVRIQVAGIDLIRDENGEMRVLEDNVRVPSGVSYVISNRRVMAQTLPELFVSMRVRPVGDYPNKLLQALRASAPPGIDDPNVVVLTPGVYNSAYFEHTLLARLMGVELVEGRDLQCVGGKVFMRTTRGPRRVDVIYRRVDDDFLDPLQFRADSMLGAPGLMLAARLGNVTIANAVGNGVADDKLLYTYVPDLIRYYLAEEPILKNVDTWRLEEPAALEEVLDRLDELVVKPVDGSGGKGLVVGPDASPAELEKLRKKLIRDPRGWIAQPVVMLSTIPTLVEDGMRPRHADLRPFAVNNGDEVWVLPGGLTRVALPEGQLVVNSSQGGGSKDTWIVGGDAPHRGDRVVQTAGGLAGLVADQASVTEAIPIIYDAQGEQSHSPQDRPLSTQEQQEQQQQGRDTQEVKRQPAVRRQSPVRRQPPVRDATASTRQHVPESVVCKGLGRPEVGHGVQQVGHGGLQGGRADAAGAVRAAGADVEVTPC; this is translated from the coding sequence ATGGGTGACCTGTTCGACGGATACGGCTCGACGCTGGCTCCGCGCAAGACCGTCTCCGGCGTTCCGGCCTTCGACGAGATGTTCGCCGCGCCCGCCTCCGCCGGCGCCGCGGCGACCTCTCGTCCGGCCTACCGAGAGTTGTATCAGGCGCTCGCCAAGATGACTCAGGAGGAGCTGCGCGGACGCACCGAGTCGCTCGCCAGCTCGTACCTCGCGCAGGGCGTGACCTTCGACTTCGCCGGAGAGGAGCGTCCGTTTCCGCTGGACGCCGTGCCCCGTGTGATCCAGTACGACGAGTGGTCGAACATCGAGAAGGGCGTGCAGCAGCGCGTGCGCGCCCTCGAGGCGTTCCTCGACGACGCCTACGGCCACCAGCACTGCGTGCGCGACGGCGTGCTGCCGGCCGCGCTGATCGCCTCCAGCCAGTACTTCTACCGCCAGGCCGCCGGCATCCACTCGGCCAACGGGGTGCGCATCCAGGTGGCCGGCATCGACCTCATCCGCGACGAGAACGGCGAGATGCGGGTTCTCGAAGACAACGTGCGGGTGCCGTCCGGCGTCAGCTACGTCATCTCCAACCGCCGGGTCATGGCCCAGACGCTGCCCGAATTGTTCGTCTCGATGCGGGTGCGCCCGGTCGGCGACTACCCCAACAAGCTGCTGCAGGCCCTTCGCGCCTCGGCCCCGCCCGGCATCGACGACCCGAACGTCGTCGTGCTGACGCCGGGTGTGTACAACTCGGCCTACTTCGAGCACACGCTGCTCGCACGCCTCATGGGCGTCGAGCTGGTCGAAGGGCGCGACCTGCAGTGCGTCGGAGGCAAGGTCTTCATGCGCACCACTCGCGGGCCGCGCCGCGTCGACGTCATCTACCGCCGTGTGGACGACGACTTCCTCGACCCGCTGCAGTTCCGCGCCGATTCGATGCTGGGAGCGCCCGGCCTCATGCTCGCCGCGCGGCTGGGCAACGTGACGATCGCCAATGCCGTGGGCAATGGGGTGGCCGACGACAAGCTGCTCTACACGTACGTGCCCGACCTCATCCGCTACTACCTCGCGGAGGAGCCGATCCTCAAGAACGTGGACACGTGGCGGCTGGAGGAGCCGGCCGCCCTCGAAGAGGTGCTCGACCGGCTGGACGAGCTCGTCGTGAAGCCGGTCGACGGCTCGGGCGGAAAGGGCCTCGTGGTGGGCCCCGACGCGTCGCCCGCCGAGCTCGAGAAGCTGCGCAAGAAGCTCATCCGCGACCCGCGTGGGTGGATCGCTCAACCGGTCGTGATGCTCTCGACCATCCCGACCCTCGTCGAGGACGGGATGCGCCCGCGCCATGCGGACCTCCGTCCGTTCGCGGTCAACAACGGCGACGAGGTCTGGGTGCTGCCCGGGGGCCTGACGCGCGTGGCCCTGCCGGAGGGGCAGCTCGTCGTCAACTCCTCACAGGGTGGCGGCTCGAAGGACACCTGGATCGTCGGCGGCGACGCCCCCCACCGCGGTGACCGCGTCGTGCAGACCGCGGGCGGCCTGGCGGGTCTGGTCGCCGATCAGGCCTCGGTCACCGAGGCGATCCCGATCATCTACGACGCGCAGGGGGAGCAGTCGCATTCCCCGCAGGATCGTCCTCTGAGCACGCAGGAGCAGCAGGAGCAGCAGCAGCAGGGCCGCGACACCCAGGAGGTGAAGCGACAGCCGGCGGTGCGGCGACAGTCGCCGGTGCGGCGACAGCCGCCGGTGCGGGATGCCACGGCATCCACCCGCCAGCATGTCCCAGAATCTGTCGTCTGCAAGGGTCTGGGGCGACCAGAAGTGGGACACGGTGTGCAACAAGTGGGACACGGTGGGCTGCAAGGGGGACGCGCGGATGCTGCGGGTGCGGTGCGTGCCGCGGGTGCGGATGTGGAGGTGACGCCATGCTGA
- a CDS encoding TetR/AcrR family transcriptional regulator, with the protein MTTWRSSQKADRRARLLTEAAALFARRGFAAVTTVEIGEAVGMSGPALYKHFRSKDALLAELLLDASERLLQGAREILGAGPVTDAAAARAALDELIAFHIGFATAAPDIIRIQDRELAGLDAETNQRVRRLQREYVQDWDTVLASAVPGLSAPERETRLLGVFGLLNSTPHSAPAGGEEAAGILAAMARRALVEG; encoded by the coding sequence GTGACGACGTGGCGCAGCTCGCAGAAGGCTGATCGTCGAGCACGCCTGCTCACGGAGGCCGCCGCGCTCTTCGCCCGGCGCGGATTCGCGGCGGTGACCACCGTCGAGATCGGGGAAGCCGTCGGGATGAGCGGCCCGGCCCTGTACAAGCACTTCCGGAGCAAGGATGCGCTGCTGGCGGAGCTGCTTCTCGACGCGAGCGAGCGTCTGCTCCAGGGCGCTCGGGAGATCCTCGGTGCCGGCCCGGTGACGGATGCCGCCGCGGCGCGTGCCGCGCTGGACGAGCTGATCGCGTTCCACATCGGCTTCGCGACCGCCGCCCCCGACATCATCCGCATCCAAGACCGGGAGCTCGCCGGACTCGATGCCGAGACGAACCAGCGCGTACGGCGGCTGCAGCGCGAATACGTGCAGGACTGGGACACCGTGCTCGCATCCGCCGTTCCCGGCCTGAGCGCGCCCGAACGCGAGACGCGGCTGCTCGGGGTCTTCGGGCTGCTCAACTCCACGCCCCACAGCGCGCCCGCCGGTGGCGAGGAGGCCGCCGGCATCCTCGCCGCGATGGCGCGCCGGGCTCTGGTCGAGGGGTGA
- a CDS encoding carboxyl transferase domain-containing protein, translated as MFLIGLLIDNRNEDAVSTTTNGYRELVATLREVREEAARGGPDSARQRHTARGKLLARDRIDLLLDRGSPFLELAPLAAHGLYGGDAPVAGVIAGIGLVHGRHVMVVANDATVKGGTYYPMTVKKHLRAQEVAAENRLPCIYLVDSGGAFLPLQDEVFPDREHFGRIFYNQARMSRDGIAQISAVMGSSTAGGAYVPAMSDETVIVRDQGTIFLGGPPLVKAATGEVVTAEELGGGVTHSRISGVTDHLAENDHHALQIVRDIVATLPRWAALPYELGPADPPAHDADTLYDVVPVELTTPYDAREIITRLVDGSRFAEFKQEYGETLVTGFAHIHGHPVGIVANNGVLFAESAMKGAHFIELCDQRGIPLLFLQNITGFMVGREYEHGGIAKHGAKMVNAVACARVPKLTVVVGGSFGAGTYSMCGRAYSPRFLWLWPGARVSVMGGAQAASVLSTVRGEQLSAAGNAWTEEEKAAFEAPIRDQYERQGSPYYSTARLWDDGVIEPAQTRDVLGLALDVVSRVPMTDAGYGVFRM; from the coding sequence ATGTTCCTGATTGGGTTACTGATTGATAACCGAAATGAGGATGCCGTGTCGACGACGACGAACGGGTACCGCGAGCTCGTGGCGACGCTGCGCGAGGTGCGCGAGGAGGCCGCGCGGGGCGGCCCCGACAGCGCGCGCCAGCGGCACACCGCCCGCGGCAAACTCCTGGCTCGCGACAGGATCGACCTGCTGCTGGACCGCGGAAGCCCGTTCCTCGAACTCGCCCCCCTCGCCGCGCACGGTCTCTACGGCGGCGACGCTCCCGTCGCCGGCGTCATCGCCGGCATCGGCCTCGTCCACGGGCGGCACGTGATGGTCGTCGCCAACGACGCCACCGTCAAAGGCGGCACGTACTATCCGATGACGGTGAAGAAGCACCTGCGCGCGCAGGAGGTCGCGGCCGAGAATCGCCTCCCGTGCATCTACCTCGTCGACTCCGGCGGCGCGTTCCTGCCCCTCCAGGACGAGGTGTTCCCCGATCGCGAGCACTTCGGCCGCATCTTCTACAACCAGGCGCGGATGTCGCGCGACGGCATCGCGCAGATCTCCGCGGTGATGGGCTCCTCGACCGCCGGCGGCGCCTACGTCCCGGCGATGAGCGACGAGACCGTGATCGTGCGCGACCAGGGCACGATCTTCCTCGGCGGTCCGCCTCTGGTCAAGGCCGCGACCGGCGAGGTCGTCACGGCGGAGGAACTCGGGGGCGGGGTGACGCACTCGCGCATCTCGGGTGTCACCGATCATCTCGCCGAGAACGATCATCACGCCCTTCAGATCGTTCGCGACATCGTCGCGACGCTGCCGCGCTGGGCCGCGCTGCCGTACGAGCTCGGGCCGGCCGATCCGCCCGCGCACGACGCCGACACCCTCTACGACGTCGTCCCGGTCGAGCTGACGACTCCCTACGACGCGCGCGAGATCATCACACGGCTCGTCGACGGCAGCCGGTTCGCGGAGTTCAAGCAGGAGTACGGCGAGACCCTCGTCACCGGCTTCGCACACATCCACGGCCACCCGGTCGGCATCGTCGCCAACAACGGCGTCCTGTTCGCCGAGTCGGCGATGAAGGGGGCGCACTTCATCGAACTGTGCGACCAACGCGGCATCCCGCTGCTGTTCCTCCAGAACATCACCGGTTTCATGGTGGGGCGCGAATACGAGCACGGCGGCATCGCCAAGCACGGCGCGAAGATGGTCAACGCCGTCGCCTGCGCCCGCGTACCCAAGCTCACGGTCGTCGTCGGCGGGTCGTTCGGTGCCGGGACCTACTCCATGTGCGGTCGCGCCTACTCGCCGCGCTTCCTCTGGTTGTGGCCGGGAGCACGGGTGTCGGTCATGGGCGGCGCACAGGCGGCATCCGTGCTGTCCACCGTGCGGGGCGAGCAGCTCAGCGCCGCCGGCAACGCCTGGACCGAGGAGGAGAAGGCGGCGTTCGAAGCGCCCATCCGCGACCAGTACGAACGCCAGGGCAGCCCCTACTACTCCACCGCGCGGCTCTGGGACGACGGCGTGATCGAGCCCGCGCAGACCCGCGACGTGCTCGGACTCGCCCTCGACGTCGTCTCCCGTGTCCCGATGACCGACGCCGGGTACGGCGTCTTCCGGATGTGA
- a CDS encoding transglutaminase family protein, with protein sequence MMRLRIEHTTGFAYQGDVGASYNEARMLPISTDSQFVLSSQLDIDPSTSVNYYLDYFGTRVAAFDVLAGHRALEITARSLVEVRPRPLEFPELSWERLAAESVRSIGTVEMLGQSTRTSPHPEVAELARTIAGRHDEPARAALEIATAVGDAMEYMHGITGVHSTGAEAWAERKGVCQDITHITLGALREVGIPARYVSGYLHPQPDAEVGVPVTGESHAWVEWFSGGWQGFDPTNNAEIGDRHVLVGRGRDYNDIPPLRGVYAGPFKSNLHVKVTITREA encoded by the coding sequence ATGATGCGGCTGCGGATCGAGCACACCACCGGCTTCGCCTATCAAGGAGACGTAGGGGCGTCGTACAACGAGGCGCGGATGCTGCCGATCTCGACCGACAGTCAGTTCGTGCTGAGCTCGCAGTTGGACATCGACCCCTCGACGAGCGTCAACTACTACCTCGACTACTTCGGCACCCGGGTCGCCGCGTTCGACGTGCTCGCCGGCCACCGGGCGCTGGAGATCACGGCACGCTCTCTCGTCGAGGTGCGCCCGCGTCCGCTCGAATTCCCCGAACTGAGCTGGGAACGGCTCGCTGCCGAGAGCGTGCGCTCGATCGGCACGGTCGAGATGCTGGGGCAGTCGACCCGCACCAGTCCGCACCCCGAGGTCGCCGAGCTCGCGCGCACCATCGCCGGCCGCCACGACGAACCGGCCCGCGCGGCGCTGGAGATCGCGACCGCCGTGGGCGACGCGATGGAGTACATGCACGGCATCACCGGGGTGCATTCGACCGGTGCGGAGGCGTGGGCGGAGCGCAAGGGGGTCTGCCAGGACATCACCCACATCACCCTCGGGGCGCTGCGCGAAGTCGGCATCCCCGCGCGCTATGTGTCGGGGTACCTGCATCCGCAGCCGGATGCCGAGGTCGGCGTGCCCGTGACGGGTGAGTCGCACGCCTGGGTGGAGTGGTTCTCGGGCGGCTGGCAGGGCTTCGACCCGACGAACAACGCCGAGATCGGTGACCGGCATGTGCTGGTCGGCCGCGGCCGTGACTACAACGACATCCCGCCGCTGCGGGGCGTCTACGCCGGCCCGTTCAAGAGCAACCTGCACGTGAAGGTCACCATCACCCGGGAAGCGTGA
- a CDS encoding MarR family transcriptional regulator, producing MTPDFFGDDFFWEVSEVTTAHTSDTAPVLEALARFRAADAQMHQRVRTHAALGENELRILQYVLACDRAGTDVKPSEISRHLGISSASTTALLDRLERLGSVQRVSHPTDRRSILIAPTERAAAEVAALVDAFEDRVARAIDQLSDDGRAAVLAFLDAATGAADDIADPAGARDYASM from the coding sequence TCTTCTGGGAGGTGAGTGAGGTGACGACCGCACACACATCCGACACGGCCCCCGTGCTGGAAGCGCTCGCACGCTTTCGAGCGGCCGACGCGCAGATGCATCAGCGCGTGCGCACCCATGCCGCCCTGGGTGAGAACGAACTCCGCATTCTCCAGTACGTGCTGGCCTGCGACCGCGCGGGCACCGATGTCAAGCCGAGCGAGATCTCGCGCCACCTGGGCATCAGCTCGGCATCGACGACGGCGCTGCTCGATCGCTTGGAGCGGCTCGGCAGCGTTCAGCGCGTGAGCCACCCCACCGACCGTCGCAGCATCCTCATCGCACCGACCGAGCGCGCGGCAGCCGAGGTCGCCGCCCTCGTCGACGCGTTCGAGGACCGTGTCGCGCGCGCCATCGATCAGCTCTCCGACGACGGTCGCGCAGCGGTGCTGGCCTTCCTGGATGCGGCGACCGGGGCCGCCGACGATATCGCCGACCCCGCGGGCGCTCGCGACTACGCGTCGATGTGA
- a CDS encoding alpha-E domain-containing protein, with the protein MLSRIAESLFWIGRYIERSDGTARILDVHLQLLLEDPWIDEDTACRSLMGVMGSVPPPPTVEVTRSDVLTSLAVDRANPSSIAYAVQASRENARRAREIVSTELWETLNTTNSRMPRRLHNEKVHEFFQWVRERSALAVGITDSSTSRDEAWQFLTLGRAIERTDMTARLLATRALTEASGPSWTTILRSCGAYEAYLRTYRGMPSASNAAEFLLLDRLFPRSIIYSIAQAEACMREIDPVADRVGHSNTVLRALGRIRNDLEYRPIGEILSELPDHMERVQKVTREASEAIRGRFFPTHAEPSWIGETS; encoded by the coding sequence ATGCTGAGCCGCATCGCCGAGAGCCTGTTCTGGATCGGGCGCTACATCGAGCGCAGCGACGGCACCGCGCGCATCCTCGACGTGCACCTCCAGCTGCTGCTGGAGGACCCGTGGATCGATGAGGACACGGCGTGCCGCTCGCTCATGGGTGTCATGGGCTCGGTGCCGCCACCGCCGACGGTCGAGGTCACCCGCTCCGACGTGCTGACCAGCCTCGCCGTCGACCGCGCCAATCCGTCGAGCATCGCCTACGCCGTGCAGGCGTCGCGAGAGAACGCCCGCCGGGCGCGCGAGATCGTCTCGACGGAGCTGTGGGAGACCCTGAACACGACCAATTCTCGGATGCCGCGCCGCCTGCACAACGAGAAGGTGCACGAGTTCTTCCAGTGGGTGCGGGAGCGCTCCGCGCTCGCCGTCGGCATCACCGACTCCTCCACGAGCCGGGACGAGGCGTGGCAGTTCCTGACGCTGGGGCGGGCGATCGAACGCACCGACATGACCGCACGGCTTCTCGCGACGCGCGCGCTGACCGAGGCATCCGGTCCGTCGTGGACGACGATCCTGCGCTCCTGCGGCGCCTACGAGGCGTATCTACGCACCTACCGCGGGATGCCGAGCGCGTCCAACGCAGCTGAGTTCCTGCTGCTGGACCGGCTGTTCCCGCGCTCGATCATCTACTCGATCGCCCAGGCCGAAGCGTGCATGCGGGAGATCGATCCGGTCGCCGACCGCGTCGGCCATTCCAACACCGTGCTGCGGGCGCTGGGACGCATCCGCAACGACCTCGAGTACCGGCCGATCGGCGAGATCCTCAGCGAGCTGCCCGATCACATGGAGCGTGTGCAGAAGGTCACGCGGGAGGCCTCGGAAGCCATCCGCGGGCGCTTCTTCCCCACGCACGCCGAGCCGAGCTGGATCGGAGAGACATCATGA
- a CDS encoding MaoC family dehydratase: protein MSDGIAAARIEQRGLYFEEFIEGALYVHAPGRTVTEADNVLFTTLTMNTQSLHLDAAWAAGTEFGERLVNSMFTLSTLVGLSVAQLTQGTIVANLGFGQVTFPAPVRVGDTLYAETVVVGTRLSSSRPGQGIVEFAHTMRNQRSEVVATATRTTLMRCLPAAATGA from the coding sequence ATGAGCGACGGCATCGCCGCGGCACGGATCGAGCAGCGGGGGCTCTATTTCGAGGAGTTCATCGAGGGGGCGCTCTACGTGCATGCCCCCGGGCGTACCGTCACGGAAGCCGACAACGTGCTGTTCACGACGCTCACCATGAACACGCAGTCGCTCCACCTCGACGCGGCGTGGGCTGCGGGCACCGAGTTCGGGGAGCGCCTCGTCAACAGCATGTTCACCCTGTCGACGCTGGTCGGCCTGTCGGTCGCCCAGCTCACGCAGGGAACGATCGTGGCGAACCTGGGCTTCGGCCAGGTGACGTTCCCGGCGCCGGTACGCGTCGGCGACACCCTCTACGCCGAGACGGTCGTCGTCGGCACCCGCCTCTCGTCGTCCCGACCGGGGCAGGGCATCGTGGAGTTCGCGCACACGATGCGCAACCAGCGCAGCGAAGTGGTGGCCACCGCAACGCGCACCACCCTCATGCGATGCCTGCCCGCCGCGGCGACGGGTGCGTGA
- a CDS encoding MarR family transcriptional regulator, with protein sequence MSTSAEQPPSYWYVDEDARSTSVMEAMRSYRAAEVAMRRRTQQSMDMGENELLVLRFLARAHMRGENVTPVTLSRYLGITSASTTALLDRLEKSGHITRTPNPDDRRSVLIRSSEKSDDEVRHTLSAMHERMMAVVREMDQDQRDTVIHFLDAMRVAVDHIDA encoded by the coding sequence ATGAGCACGTCCGCCGAGCAGCCGCCGTCCTACTGGTACGTGGACGAGGATGCGCGCTCGACATCGGTCATGGAGGCCATGCGCTCCTACCGGGCTGCCGAGGTCGCGATGCGGCGGAGGACCCAGCAGTCGATGGACATGGGGGAGAACGAGCTCCTCGTGCTGCGCTTTCTCGCACGCGCGCATATGCGCGGCGAGAACGTGACGCCCGTCACCCTGAGCCGCTATCTCGGGATCACGTCAGCGTCGACGACCGCGCTGCTGGATCGGCTCGAGAAATCGGGCCACATCACGCGCACGCCCAATCCGGACGACCGGCGCAGCGTCCTCATCCGATCGAGCGAGAAGTCCGACGACGAGGTGCGTCACACCCTGTCGGCCATGCACGAGCGCATGATGGCGGTCGTGCGGGAGATGGATCAGGACCAGCGCGACACCGTCATCCACTTCCTCGACGCGATGCGCGTCGCGGTCGATCACATCGACGCGTAG
- a CDS encoding biotin carboxylase N-terminal domain-containing protein encodes MTTITKVLVANRGEIAVRIIRTLRSLGIRSVAVFSDADADAVHVRLADEAVRLGPAPAAQSYLSIERVLDAARQTGAQAVHPGFGFLAENAAFASACAEAGVIFIGPSPEAIEIMGDKISAKRTVEARGVPTVPGLARAGLTDAELIDGAGGVGFPVLIKPSAGGGGKGMHVVEEEAQLPAAVAAARREAAASFGDDTLFLERYVTTPRHIEVQVIADSHGNVVHLGERECSLQRRHQKVVEEAPSPLLDAATRARIGAAACETARSVGYVGAGTVEFIVPGDRPDEFFFMEMNTRLQVEHPVTELVTSLDLVELQLRIAAGEALPFRQQDVRLNGHAIEVRVYAEDPQAGFLPTGGRVERVVHPSGPGIRVDTSLEDGLDVSTDYDPMLAKLIAWAPNREEARRRLVDAIAETAIFGFETNLTFLKLLLERPEVIAGELDTGLIARVFEHLPFPETSERTFAEAALVMHAQPTGTTATGPTGPWARADGWRLGAAAATVFDLETPARRARVRVWASPLRVAVDDGDPQAATVALDDGRASVGIGGHGRSFPFAAGSGGVWLRTDADAVLVREHRATYGADRTADASPTLTSPLPGTVVMVAVDEGAHVEVGDAIVAVEAMKMEHVLRATVGGTVRLTVAAGDQVARGGVVATIEKEDA; translated from the coding sequence ATGACCACCATCACGAAGGTGCTCGTCGCCAACCGCGGCGAGATCGCCGTGCGCATCATCCGTACGCTCCGGAGCCTCGGCATCCGCTCGGTCGCCGTCTTCAGCGACGCCGACGCGGATGCCGTGCACGTCCGCCTCGCCGACGAGGCGGTGCGCCTCGGGCCCGCCCCCGCCGCCCAGAGCTACCTGTCCATCGAGCGCGTGCTGGATGCCGCGCGGCAGACGGGCGCGCAGGCCGTCCACCCCGGTTTCGGCTTCCTTGCGGAGAACGCCGCCTTCGCGAGCGCCTGCGCCGAGGCCGGCGTCATCTTCATCGGCCCGAGCCCCGAGGCGATCGAGATCATGGGCGACAAGATCTCGGCCAAGCGGACGGTGGAAGCCCGGGGTGTGCCCACCGTTCCGGGGCTTGCGCGCGCCGGCCTCACCGACGCGGAACTGATCGACGGCGCTGGGGGAGTCGGCTTCCCCGTCCTCATCAAGCCCTCCGCGGGCGGAGGCGGCAAAGGGATGCACGTCGTCGAGGAGGAGGCGCAGCTTCCGGCCGCCGTCGCCGCCGCTCGGCGCGAGGCGGCGGCGTCCTTCGGTGACGACACCCTGTTTCTGGAGCGCTACGTCACGACGCCACGGCACATCGAAGTGCAGGTGATCGCCGACTCCCACGGCAACGTCGTGCACCTCGGCGAACGCGAGTGCTCGCTGCAGCGACGGCATCAGAAGGTCGTCGAGGAGGCTCCCTCTCCCCTGCTGGATGCCGCGACGCGTGCCCGCATCGGGGCCGCCGCATGCGAGACGGCGCGCAGCGTCGGGTACGTGGGCGCCGGCACCGTGGAGTTCATCGTCCCCGGGGACCGTCCGGACGAGTTCTTCTTCATGGAGATGAACACGCGCCTGCAGGTGGAACATCCCGTCACCGAACTCGTCACCAGCCTCGACCTGGTGGAGTTGCAGCTGCGTATCGCGGCGGGCGAGGCGCTGCCGTTCCGGCAACAGGACGTGCGCCTGAACGGCCACGCCATCGAGGTGCGCGTCTACGCCGAGGATCCGCAAGCGGGGTTCCTGCCCACCGGCGGCCGGGTCGAACGGGTCGTGCACCCGTCGGGACCCGGCATCCGCGTGGACACCTCGCTCGAGGACGGCCTCGACGTTTCCACCGACTACGACCCGATGCTCGCGAAGCTCATCGCGTGGGCTCCGAACCGCGAAGAGGCGCGGCGTCGTCTTGTGGATGCCATCGCCGAGACCGCGATCTTCGGGTTCGAGACCAACCTCACCTTCCTGAAGCTGTTGCTCGAGCGGCCCGAAGTCATCGCCGGTGAGCTCGACACCGGGCTCATCGCCCGCGTCTTCGAGCACCTGCCCTTTCCGGAGACCTCGGAGCGCACCTTCGCGGAAGCCGCGCTCGTCATGCACGCACAGCCGACCGGCACCACCGCGACGGGTCCGACAGGACCCTGGGCGCGCGCCGACGGATGGCGCCTGGGCGCGGCGGCGGCGACCGTCTTCGATCTGGAGACACCGGCGCGCCGCGCTCGCGTCCGCGTGTGGGCGTCGCCGCTGCGCGTCGCGGTCGACGACGGCGACCCGCAAGCGGCCACCGTCGCTCTCGACGACGGCCGGGCGAGCGTCGGCATCGGCGGTCACGGGCGTTCCTTCCCGTTCGCGGCGGGATCGGGCGGGGTCTGGCTCCGTACTGACGCAGACGCGGTTCTCGTGCGCGAGCACCGCGCGACATATGGAGCGGACCGCACCGCCGACGCCTCCCCCACACTCACCTCCCCTCTCCCGGGCACGGTCGTCATGGTGGCGGTCGACGAGGGCGCCCATGTCGAGGTGGGCGACGCGATCGTCGCGGTGGAGGCGATGAAGATGGAGCATGTGCTGCGCGCAACGGTGGGCGGCACCGTGCGGCTGACCGTCGCCGCCGGCGATCAGGTCGCCCGCGGCGGCGTCGTGGCCACGATCGAGAAGGAAGACGCATGA